A section of the Gemmatimonadota bacterium genome encodes:
- a CDS encoding alpha/beta hydrolase: MSLIRLPLIVTWGLVVLWFLLDVTNLAAGGPFNINWTIPAAAVWLAVICLRAGRGYGGFLSAALLYTAGVRLLIILLAIVGKTAGLGGEYFTWGRNVLFGLVIPHVFLWPVVTFIVGTLIWPVLALAMRRSQVSYRGAAMGVVVILLIVFIGLPYLISTLYTGSVGPRRTAQRTPADHSLAYEDVTLTTSDGLNLAAWYIPNDAGRGTVIYCHGHTNHRGQMLDQAAFLHENGFRGMLFDFRRHGDSEGDLTTFGYYEWRDVQAAVRYAIDERGEEGPVILWGISMGAATALFTTSEVSGIDAVIAESSFYAASETLRSDLNRMFGLPTVPFGFLTGTITELRVGIKIDDLDIGRAVSGLEDTSVLLVGGSADRRMPLSNNERLFEQIPGAGKEIYVADGATHGDIWEMDRQAYAEKVLAFLEKSGFTADRESPAEGGDSDDLESPAGDDTEDSDSPAGGGASDDTR, from the coding sequence ATGTCGCTCATACGCCTGCCCCTGATCGTTACCTGGGGCCTGGTCGTCCTGTGGTTCCTGCTGGACGTCACGAACCTCGCTGCGGGCGGCCCCTTCAATATCAACTGGACCATTCCGGCCGCCGCCGTATGGCTCGCGGTCATCTGTCTCCGTGCGGGCAGGGGTTACGGCGGGTTTCTCTCCGCGGCACTGCTCTATACGGCGGGCGTCCGCCTGCTGATCATCCTGCTGGCGATAGTGGGCAAGACGGCGGGGCTCGGTGGCGAGTATTTCACCTGGGGCCGCAACGTCCTCTTCGGACTGGTCATTCCCCACGTCTTCCTGTGGCCGGTGGTCACCTTCATCGTGGGCACGTTGATCTGGCCGGTCCTGGCCCTGGCCATGCGCCGGAGTCAGGTCTCCTATCGAGGCGCTGCCATGGGCGTCGTGGTCATCCTCCTGATCGTCTTCATCGGCCTGCCTTACCTCATCTCGACCCTGTACACCGGCAGCGTGGGTCCCCGGCGCACGGCACAGCGTACCCCCGCGGACCACAGTCTGGCATACGAGGACGTGACGCTGACCACGTCCGATGGCCTGAACCTGGCCGCCTGGTACATCCCGAACGACGCCGGCCGGGGTACGGTCATCTACTGCCACGGCCACACCAACCATCGTGGCCAGATGCTTGACCAGGCCGCTTTTCTGCACGAAAACGGGTTCAGGGGGATGCTGTTCGACTTCCGCCGCCACGGGGACAGTGAAGGCGACCTGACCACGTTCGGATACTATGAGTGGCGCGACGTGCAGGCGGCCGTAAGGTACGCGATCGACGAACGGGGCGAGGAGGGACCGGTCATCCTGTGGGGGATCTCCATGGGTGCCGCCACCGCGCTGTTCACGACGTCGGAAGTATCCGGGATCGACGCCGTCATCGCCGAGAGCAGTTTCTACGCCGCCTCCGAAACGCTTCGAAGCGACCTGAACCGGATGTTCGGCCTTCCCACGGTGCCCTTCGGGTTTCTGACGGGTACGATCACGGAACTCCGCGTGGGCATCAAGATCGATGACCTGGACATCGGCCGCGCGGTGTCCGGACTGGAAGACACGTCCGTGCTCCTGGTGGGCGGTTCGGCGGACCGGCGCATGCCGCTTTCGAACAACGAGCGGTTGTTCGAGCAGATCCCCGGCGCCGGCAAGGAGATCTACGTGGCCGACGGCGCGACCCACGGCGACATCTGGGAAATGGACCGGCAAGCGTACGCGGAGAAAGTGCTGGCCTTCCTGGAGAAGTCGGGGTTTACCGCTGACCGGGAATCGCCGGCCGAAGGCGGGGATTCCGATGACCTGGAGTCGCCGGCGGGAGACGATACCGAAGACTCGGACTCGCCGGCCGGAGGCGGGGCTTCCGATGACACCCGCTAG
- a CDS encoding Gfo/Idh/MocA family oxidoreductase encodes MIRIGILGIGFMGTTHFLAIKHLANAEVGAICTRDERKLSGDWRHIQGNFGGGGGVQDLTGIRTCTEIDEVLGDPDIDLVDVCLPTALHHDVVLRALDAGKHVLVEKPIALGLDEADRMIARARETGRTLMVAHVLKFFPEFAFLKAAIDDGRYGRLLGLHLKRVISKPLWGEGNWFGDYERTGAAGIDLHIHDTDYLRYLFGMPDSVHADGKTSPNGYVLYLNTQYGYDDRDITVSSQCGAISSAAFEHGYDAYFEEGTLWYNVLSERPVTLYTPDGGRTEPEIDFPEAFESQLGYAVDALENGTEPDLVSAGAARDALRICHGEAESVKTGKTVRFPD; translated from the coding sequence TTGATACGCATCGGCATCCTGGGCATCGGTTTCATGGGGACGACCCACTTCCTGGCGATCAAGCACCTCGCCAACGCGGAGGTAGGCGCCATCTGCACGCGGGACGAGCGGAAACTGAGCGGCGACTGGCGGCATATCCAGGGCAATTTCGGGGGCGGGGGCGGCGTGCAGGACCTCACCGGCATCCGTACCTGTACCGAAATCGACGAGGTGCTGGGCGATCCGGATATCGACCTGGTCGACGTGTGCCTGCCCACGGCCCTGCACCACGACGTCGTCCTCCGCGCGCTTGACGCGGGCAAGCACGTCCTCGTCGAGAAGCCCATCGCCCTCGGACTGGACGAGGCGGACCGCATGATCGCCCGGGCCAGGGAAACGGGCCGGACCCTGATGGTCGCCCACGTGCTGAAGTTCTTCCCCGAGTTCGCCTTCCTCAAGGCCGCCATCGACGACGGCCGCTACGGCCGCCTGCTGGGCCTGCACCTCAAGCGGGTCATCTCCAAGCCCCTCTGGGGAGAAGGCAACTGGTTCGGAGACTACGAGCGCACGGGCGCGGCGGGCATCGACCTGCACATACACGACACCGACTACCTGCGCTACCTCTTCGGCATGCCCGACAGCGTGCACGCCGACGGCAAGACGAGTCCGAACGGCTACGTGCTCTACCTGAATACGCAGTACGGGTACGACGACCGCGACATCACCGTCTCGTCCCAGTGCGGGGCCATCAGCTCGGCCGCCTTCGAACACGGTTACGACGCCTATTTCGAGGAAGGCACGCTCTGGTACAACGTGCTCTCCGAACGGCCGGTTACGCTGTACACGCCCGACGGCGGCCGAACCGAACCGGAAATCGACTTCCCCGAGGCCTTCGAGTCCCAGTTGGGATACGCCGTCGACGCCCTGGAAAACGGCACGGAGCCAGACCTGGTCTCGGCCGGCGCGGCCCGCGACGCCCTGCGGATCTGCCACGGAGAGGCCGAATCGGTGAAGACGGGTAAGACCGTGCGGTTCCCGGACTGA
- a CDS encoding neutral/alkaline non-lysosomal ceramidase N-terminal domain-containing protein produces the protein MPQLHFGTGRTVITPSVGIELCGYGPYLERRATAVHQDLHCTALALSDGDRIFVWVSNDLVWTDRSLADETHRIVRDRYGLDPARVVITNTHTHSGPATMKTVAWGKWDEEYTAGLPALFADAIGQAVSNLEPGRIGLGRTPVPELSVNRVDEGGEADGEALLMRIDDTRGFMRAAAINFGAHPVTLGADTVICGDYPADAIGKMELDREGLRVLFLQGSCGDLNCRGFGDGMDRMKANGSLLRDHVLPALDDIATNSEVELDGDTFEVALPTEVPDQADQATLEAELADSRDRLEASDSDADPADLRKLRFEADWRAHRLGLLDGPHPQRLEFRVSWMRINDAVLIAHPLELFLTYGKQVQSASPYPHTMIIGYANETVGYLARPKDFDQEGFGWYAAVFAPRICRHLPFEPGAGTVFRDHLIALLHRIRQRELESA, from the coding sequence ATGCCCCAGCTGCATTTCGGCACCGGCCGAACCGTCATCACGCCATCCGTGGGGATTGAGCTCTGCGGATACGGTCCCTACCTCGAACGCAGGGCCACCGCGGTGCACCAGGACCTCCATTGCACGGCCCTGGCCCTGTCGGACGGGGACCGGATCTTCGTATGGGTGTCGAACGACCTGGTGTGGACGGACCGCTCCCTGGCCGACGAGACCCACCGCATCGTCCGCGACCGGTACGGCCTCGACCCGGCCCGCGTGGTCATCACCAACACCCATACCCATTCCGGCCCGGCCACCATGAAGACCGTGGCCTGGGGGAAATGGGACGAAGAATACACGGCGGGGTTGCCAGCGTTGTTCGCCGATGCCATAGGGCAGGCCGTGTCGAACCTGGAACCCGGACGTATCGGTTTAGGAAGAACACCCGTGCCGGAGCTTTCGGTCAACCGGGTAGACGAGGGCGGGGAAGCCGACGGGGAAGCGCTGCTGATGCGTATCGACGATACCCGCGGCTTTATGCGCGCCGCCGCGATCAATTTCGGCGCTCATCCCGTTACGCTCGGCGCCGACACTGTAATCTGCGGCGACTATCCGGCCGATGCCATCGGGAAAATGGAGCTGGACCGGGAAGGCCTGCGGGTGCTGTTCCTCCAGGGCAGTTGCGGCGACCTCAACTGCCGGGGATTCGGCGATGGCATGGATAGGATGAAGGCGAACGGTTCCCTCCTCCGCGATCACGTCCTGCCCGCCCTGGACGACATCGCGACGAACTCCGAGGTGGAGCTGGACGGCGACACCTTCGAGGTCGCGCTGCCCACGGAAGTCCCGGACCAGGCCGACCAGGCGACGCTGGAAGCAGAACTGGCCGATAGTCGCGACCGTCTCGAGGCTTCGGACAGTGATGCGGACCCCGCAGACCTGCGCAAACTGCGTTTCGAGGCGGACTGGCGCGCGCACCGTCTCGGCCTGCTAGACGGCCCCCATCCGCAGCGGCTGGAGTTCCGCGTTTCGTGGATGCGCATCAACGATGCCGTGCTGATCGCCCATCCGCTGGAGTTGTTCCTGACCTACGGCAAGCAGGTCCAGTCGGCCTCCCCTTACCCACACACCATGATCATCGGGTACGCCAACGAGACCGTCGGCTACCTGGCGCGGCCCAAGGACTTCGACCAGGAAGGATTCGGCTGGTACGCCGCGGTGTTCGCGCCACGGATCTGCCGCCATCTGCCCTTCGAACCTGGTGCAGGCACCGTGTTTCGCGATCACCTCATCGCCCTGCTTCACCGAATCAGGCAACGGGAATTGGAATCCGCCTGA
- a CDS encoding histidinol-phosphate transaminase: MLNRIKETVDSGLSRRRFLSGALAGGLAGAALTLADRLALAQTMATGGLTAKDIHGIGVEPGLVRMALNENPIGPSPRALEAIAESMFNINRYSFGGGDIFGALAEFDGLELPPPPRFGGTGRMGGGGRFFRQTPFYITAGSGALLSQIALTYLSKGGTEVIEADMGYGDISGDAENYQEAGLDVNIVRTPMKDYRHDLDAMLAAITPKTSVVVITNPNNPTGTLLSFEETEKFVAAVPENVLVVIDEAYIHFVRDPQYQTAVSLTQKYDNVIVTRTFSKVFGMPGMRLGYGICSQAIQEKLRFYSTGRANALAYAAGEASLKDRNHYNRSRAVVQHFRDRLEDEFTKMGLEYIPSESNFMMVDLGKPSMNIMRAMFQKGVMVTNRRRQQMPTWIRVSSGDERETEVFLNVLKEALGKTS, encoded by the coding sequence ATGTTGAACCGTATCAAGGAGACGGTCGATTCCGGCCTCTCCCGTCGCCGATTTCTCTCGGGAGCACTGGCGGGCGGCCTCGCCGGCGCCGCACTGACGCTGGCCGATCGCCTGGCCCTGGCCCAGACCATGGCTACGGGCGGCCTGACCGCCAAGGACATCCACGGGATCGGCGTCGAGCCGGGGCTCGTCCGCATGGCGCTGAACGAGAACCCCATCGGACCGTCCCCGCGGGCGTTGGAAGCCATCGCCGAGAGCATGTTCAATATCAACCGGTATTCATTCGGCGGCGGCGACATCTTCGGCGCACTGGCCGAATTCGATGGGCTGGAGCTGCCGCCCCCTCCCCGGTTCGGCGGTACGGGTCGCATGGGCGGTGGAGGCCGTTTCTTCAGGCAGACTCCGTTCTACATTACGGCGGGATCCGGCGCGCTCCTTTCCCAGATCGCGCTGACCTATCTGAGCAAAGGCGGCACCGAGGTCATAGAGGCCGATATGGGCTACGGCGACATTTCGGGTGATGCCGAGAACTACCAGGAAGCCGGACTCGACGTGAACATCGTCCGCACGCCCATGAAGGACTACAGGCACGACCTGGACGCCATGCTTGCGGCGATCACGCCGAAGACGTCCGTGGTGGTCATCACCAATCCGAACAACCCTACCGGCACGCTGCTCTCCTTCGAAGAGACGGAGAAATTCGTTGCCGCCGTGCCCGAGAACGTGCTCGTGGTCATCGACGAGGCCTACATTCATTTCGTCCGGGACCCGCAGTATCAGACCGCCGTGTCGCTGACCCAGAAGTACGACAACGTGATCGTCACCCGCACCTTTTCCAAGGTCTTCGGCATGCCGGGCATGCGCCTCGGTTACGGGATCTGCAGCCAGGCCATCCAGGAGAAGCTGCGGTTTTACAGCACGGGCCGGGCCAACGCCCTGGCCTACGCCGCGGGCGAGGCGTCTCTCAAGGACCGGAACCACTACAACCGCTCCCGGGCGGTCGTTCAGCATTTCCGGGACCGGCTCGAAGACGAATTCACGAAGATGGGGCTGGAGTACATCCCGTCCGAAAGCAATTTCATGATGGTCGACCTGGGCAAGCCGTCGATGAACATCATGCGGGCGATGTTCCAGAAAGGCGTTATGGTGACGAACCGGCGCAGGCAGCAGATGCCCACGTGGATCCGCGTATCCTCCGGCGACGAGCGGGAAACGGAAGTCTTCCTCAACGTGCTGAAAGAAGCGCTGGGCAAGACCAGCTAG
- a CDS encoding nitroreductase family protein yields MKQRAEAFYRELRRRRTVRDFSDRPVPKQVIDHCLLAAGTAPSGANMQPWHFAAVSDPEIKAKIRVAAEQEEQQFYREKAPQEWLDALAPLGTDEHKPFLETAPWLIAIFVQRHGVLPDGRSVKHYYAVESVGIATGMLIAAVHQAGLASLTHTPSPMNFLNRLLGRPANERPFLLLVVGHPAEDAKVPVITKKPLEDIATFI; encoded by the coding sequence ATGAAGCAGCGGGCCGAAGCGTTCTACCGGGAGCTTCGACGACGGAGAACGGTCCGCGATTTCTCGGACCGGCCCGTGCCGAAGCAGGTCATCGATCACTGCCTGCTGGCGGCCGGTACGGCGCCCAGCGGCGCGAACATGCAACCGTGGCATTTCGCCGCGGTGTCCGACCCGGAGATCAAGGCGAAGATCCGGGTCGCCGCCGAGCAGGAGGAACAGCAGTTCTACCGCGAGAAAGCGCCACAGGAATGGCTCGACGCCCTGGCACCCCTGGGTACCGACGAACACAAGCCCTTTCTGGAAACGGCGCCGTGGCTGATCGCGATCTTCGTGCAGCGCCACGGCGTGCTGCCCGACGGCCGGAGCGTCAAGCACTACTACGCCGTGGAATCGGTGGGCATCGCCACGGGCATGCTGATCGCGGCGGTACACCAGGCTGGCCTGGCGTCGCTTACCCACACACCCAGCCCCATGAACTTCCTGAACCGCCTGCTGGGCAGGCCGGCCAACGAACGGCCCTTCCTGCTCCTGGTCGTGGGCCATCCGGCGGAGGACGCGAAAGTGCCGGTCATCACGAAGAAACCGCTGGAAGACATCGCCACGTTTATTTGA
- a CDS encoding substrate-binding domain-containing protein, whose protein sequence is MRLGFISLLPLFVATFAIFAVFTVFAIFADTAQAQPRLKLATTTSTYDSGLLDILLPPFEETRADGIRVDVIAVGTGKALKLAENGDVDAVLVHAPELEEAFVAAGFGVDRRDVMYNDFVVVGPADDQAGISGTERVADAFATIARKEALFFSRGDLSGTHLKERAIWDLSEVEPSGSWYVEVGQGMAATLRMADEKRGYVLIDRGTYLALRETVNLRVLVEYDPPLHNPYSIIAVNPERWPHVKYGHARALIDYVTSPEAQAIIGGYRKYGQRLFTPSATD, encoded by the coding sequence ATGCGTCTCGGATTTATCTCGCTCCTGCCGCTTTTCGTCGCAACCTTCGCAATCTTCGCGGTCTTCACGGTCTTTGCGATCTTCGCGGACACCGCGCAGGCGCAGCCGCGCCTCAAGCTCGCAACGACCACCAGCACCTACGACTCCGGCCTGCTGGACATCCTCCTGCCCCCCTTCGAGGAAACGCGGGCAGACGGGATCCGGGTAGACGTCATCGCCGTGGGTACGGGCAAGGCGCTGAAGCTGGCCGAGAACGGGGACGTGGACGCGGTCCTCGTACACGCGCCGGAGCTGGAAGAGGCCTTCGTGGCCGCCGGCTTCGGGGTGGATCGCCGGGACGTCATGTACAACGATTTCGTCGTCGTCGGTCCGGCGGACGACCAGGCGGGGATCTCCGGGACGGAACGGGTCGCCGACGCCTTCGCCACCATCGCGCGGAAGGAAGCGTTGTTTTTCTCGCGGGGAGACCTGTCCGGTACCCACCTGAAGGAACGGGCGATCTGGGACCTTTCGGAGGTCGAGCCCTCGGGGAGTTGGTACGTGGAAGTGGGACAGGGAATGGCGGCCACGCTGCGGATGGCGGACGAGAAGCGGGGTTACGTGCTGATCGACCGGGGCACCTACCTGGCCCTGCGGGAAACGGTAAACCTGCGGGTCCTGGTGGAATACGATCCCCCGCTGCACAACCCCTACAGCATCATCGCCGTCAACCCCGAACGCTGGCCCCACGTCAAGTACGGGCATGCGCGCGCGCTCATCGACTACGTGACCTCGCCGGAAGCCCAGGCCATCATCGGCGGATACCGGAAATACGGCCAGCGGTTGTTTACGCCGTCCGCGACGGACTAA
- a CDS encoding putative porin — protein sequence MRTRCAFLCVLALSVLTYDVPAFGQDAGQKEDRFSWNGMIRTRLQGDYQDGSRAVNRFMYGFFLNGAFRLTDRIDVAGRIKTGNPNAIVTSEWMSYGDFLVHEHPHVSLMYVKVRPNPTLTLTAGKFPLPFFRPTQVVLDNDLSPEGFAQQIVIDNEDGSSSFGMNFGQFMINQLASPVKDLDRTYFLGGQLVARFTQPGSSQTLAAAIYTVSGADSVFVAQNLRSPPLIVAPNTNRANRYGDGYLSEFRMINLSGRYTRTVNGRPLTISADYVFNTGADDMRQGVTGMIVYGSTARVGGTRGGVHAFLMQQDATLAPFSNIDYSQTNTKGVGLLFGHQLIERFNVDIVLYTRKYDSPETLVSPAANNAWRTRLRFMLSFLLN from the coding sequence ATGCGGACCAGATGCGCCTTTTTGTGCGTCCTTGCACTCTCCGTCCTGACGTACGATGTTCCCGCCTTCGGACAGGACGCCGGGCAGAAAGAAGACCGTTTCTCCTGGAACGGCATGATCAGGACGCGGTTGCAGGGCGACTACCAGGACGGCAGCCGCGCGGTGAACCGGTTCATGTACGGCTTCTTCCTCAACGGCGCATTCCGCCTCACCGACCGGATCGACGTGGCTGGCCGTATCAAGACGGGGAACCCCAATGCCATCGTCACTTCGGAATGGATGTCCTACGGCGACTTTCTGGTACACGAACACCCCCATGTTTCCTTGATGTACGTCAAGGTGCGCCCGAATCCCACCCTGACCCTTACCGCGGGCAAGTTTCCCCTGCCCTTCTTCAGGCCGACGCAGGTGGTCCTGGACAACGACCTCTCGCCGGAGGGCTTCGCCCAGCAGATCGTGATCGACAACGAGGACGGATCGTCGTCCTTCGGCATGAACTTCGGCCAGTTCATGATCAACCAGTTGGCCTCTCCGGTAAAGGACCTCGACCGCACGTACTTTCTCGGCGGACAGCTGGTGGCCCGCTTCACCCAGCCGGGAAGTTCGCAGACGCTGGCCGCCGCCATCTATACCGTGTCCGGGGCGGATTCAGTCTTCGTCGCGCAGAACCTGAGATCTCCGCCACTGATCGTCGCACCGAATACCAACCGGGCGAACCGGTACGGGGACGGTTACCTGTCCGAGTTCCGAATGATCAACCTCAGCGGTCGGTATACCCGGACCGTGAACGGCCGGCCGCTGACCATAAGCGCCGATTACGTGTTCAATACCGGGGCCGACGACATGCGCCAGGGCGTCACCGGCATGATCGTCTACGGCAGCACGGCGCGGGTCGGCGGCACGCGGGGCGGGGTCCATGCCTTTCTCATGCAGCAGGACGCCACCCTGGCTCCGTTCAGCAACATCGACTACTCCCAGACCAATACAAAGGGTGTCGGGCTCCTGTTCGGTCACCAGCTCATCGAACGGTTTAACGTCGACATCGTGCTGTACACCCGCAAGTACGATTCTCCCGAAACGCTCGTCTCCCCGGCGGCCAACAACGCGTGGCGTACCCGATTGCGCTTCATGTTGAGTTTCCTGTTAAACTGA